A stretch of Ranitomeya variabilis isolate aRanVar5 chromosome 3, aRanVar5.hap1, whole genome shotgun sequence DNA encodes these proteins:
- the TOMM6 gene encoding mitochondrial import receptor subunit TOM6 homolog — MQLQPEVVADQVMMAPGGAEISASGRGWVRGAYKFMTDRNDFRRNLLVNLGLFVAGVWAARNMFDIDLMAPQPGM; from the exons ATGCAGCTACAGCCGGAAGTAGTGGCCGATCAGGTCATGATGGCGCCTGGCGGTGCGGAGATCAGTGCTAGCGGTCGTGGCTGGGTTCGCGGAGCCTATAAGTTTATGACTGACAGGAATGACTTCCGGCG GAATCTCCTTGTGAACCTCGGCCTGTTCGTTGCTGGTGTCTGGGCCGCTAGGAACATGTTTGACATTGACCTGATGGCTCCGCAGCCGGGAATGTGA